In the genome of Syntrophus gentianae, the window GGGGCGGTCGGCATTCGCGCACGGATTGTTGCCGATAATTCCCTCCTAAATATGAAGAATTTCGTCATGGGAGCAAACCGGGAAGATTATCACGTCCGCAACGTCAACTTCGGGCGGGACTTCTCGATTGCCGCCTTTGCAGATCTCAAGATCGCCCGGGAGACGGACGCCTGTCCCCGCTGCAGGAAAGCGCTGTCTTTTGCCCGGGGCATCGAAGTCGGACATGTCTTCAAACTTGGGACAAAGTACAGCAAGGCTATGGGAGCAAGCTTTTTAGATCGGAACGGAAAAGAGCAGACGATGATCATGGGGTGCTACGGGATAGGCACCGGCCGGACCGTCGCGGCATGCATTGAACAGAACAACGATGAGAACGGCATCGTCTGGCCCATGCCCCTTGCCCCTTTCCAGGTCATCATTACGCCGGTCAATATAAATGACAAGGCGCTTGCGGACACTGCGGAACGTCTGTATGATTCTCTTGTCGCCAAAGGCGTCGAGGCGCTCCTTGATGATCGTGACGAGCGCGCCGGGGTTAAATTCAAGGATGCGGACCTGATCGGCATCCCGATCAGGGTGACGATTGGTCCCAAGAAATTGGCGGAAGGGAAAGTTGAAATCCGAATTCGGGATACAGGCGAGGTGAACGCGATCCTCCTGGAGCAGGTCGAAGAAACGCTCCTGGGCCAAATCGCCTCAAAAATGAGGGAAAATGTTTCCGGCTCTCATGATTAAGACCAAGACCGGATCGCTAAGTGATAGGAATTAAAGAGGCTTCATGCGGCGGATCACCGATATCCTTGATAAAACGCAGGAATATCTAACTCCAGGAGAACAGGAGCTAATCGAAAAGGCTTATATCTTTTCCGCCGCCGTTCATCAGGGGCAAGTGCGCCTGTCCGGCGAGCCTTACATGACCCACCCCCTGGAAGTGGCGGGAATCCTGGCCGACATGGAGCTGGATGCGGCATCCATCGCGACGGGCCTTCTCCACGACACCGTGGAAGACACCCTCACGACCCTGGAACAGGTTGAAGAACTCTTTGGAAAGGACGTCGCCTTCCTTGTCGATGGATTAACCAAAATCAGCAAGATTACCTTCAGCAGTCAGGAAGAGCGGCAGGCAGAGAATTTTCGCAAGATGATCCTGGCCATGTCCGCAGACATTCGGATTCTCATGGTCCGATTGGCTGATCGCACCCATAATATGAGAACGCTTGAATTTCATACTCCGGACAGGCAGCGGTATATTGCGCAGGAAACCATGGAATTGTACGCCCCGCTGGCCAATCGTCTCGGCATCTATCGGATGCAGGTCGAACTGGAGGATATCGCCTTTCGCTATCTGGATTATGAGGCCTATGCCGATCTCGCGAAGCGGATTTCCGCATCACGGGAAAAAAGGCATCAATATACCAGGGAAGTTAAACGCATCATTCAGGAAAAGATCGATGAATACGGTCTGAAAGGCGTCGTCGAGGGCAGGGCGAAGCATTTCTGGAGTATTCACAAAAAGATGCACGAACAGAAGATCGATTTTGACGAGGTCTATGATCTGACGGCATTCCGCATCATTCTGGATTCCGACAAAGAAAAAGACTGCTACGAAGCCCTCAGTATCGTTCATGCCCTGTGGATTCCCGTCCCGAGAAGGTTCAAGGATTATATCGCCATGCCCAAGGCGAACAATTATCGCTCCCTCCATACGACCGTCATCGGCCCCTACGGGCAGCGGGTTGAAATCCAGATCCGGACAAAAGAGATGCATGGGTGGGCAGAAGAGGGAATTGCTGCGCACTGGAGATACAAGGAAAAAAGGGCCCTTCCCGGCAATGATGAGGAACAGATCCGAAAGCTTCGGGAATTGCTGGAAGTACAGCAGGACTTGAAGAATCCCCGGGAATTCATGACCAATCTCAAATTGGCCTTATTTCCCGATGAAGTCTACGTCTTTACGCCCGGTGGCGATGTCCGGTCCTTTCCGAAAGGGGCCACACCGATCGATTTTGCCTACAGCATCCATACGGATGTGGGACACTCCTGCATCGGGGCAAAGGTGAACCGGAGCATCGTTCCCCTGAAATACGAACTTAAAAACGGCGATGCCGTTGAGATCATCACCCAGGCCGGACATCATCCCAGTAAGGACTGGTTAAAATATGCCGTCACATCGAGGGCGCGCTCAAAGATCAAAAGCTGGGTAAAAGCGGAGGAAAGCAAGAAAAGCATCTCTCTGGGCAGAGACCTGCTGGAGAAAGAATTCCGCAAGAATTCTCTCAAGTTGAGTTCGGTCATCAAATCGGATGAAATCCGGGAGCTCTATAACGAACTGTCCATCAATTCCCAGGATGATCTCTTTGCCCTGGTGGGATACGGACGGGTTTCCCCGAAAAAGGTCGTTCATCATTTCATTCATGATGAAATCAG includes:
- a CDS encoding RelA/SpoT family protein, whose protein sequence is MRRITDILDKTQEYLTPGEQELIEKAYIFSAAVHQGQVRLSGEPYMTHPLEVAGILADMELDAASIATGLLHDTVEDTLTTLEQVEELFGKDVAFLVDGLTKISKITFSSQEERQAENFRKMILAMSADIRILMVRLADRTHNMRTLEFHTPDRQRYIAQETMELYAPLANRLGIYRMQVELEDIAFRYLDYEAYADLAKRISASREKRHQYTREVKRIIQEKIDEYGLKGVVEGRAKHFWSIHKKMHEQKIDFDEVYDLTAFRIILDSDKEKDCYEALSIVHALWIPVPRRFKDYIAMPKANNYRSLHTTVIGPYGQRVEIQIRTKEMHGWAEEGIAAHWRYKEKRALPGNDEEQIRKLRELLEVQQDLKNPREFMTNLKLALFPDEVYVFTPGGDVRSFPKGATPIDFAYSIHTDVGHSCIGAKVNRSIVPLKYELKNGDAVEIITQAGHHPSKDWLKYAVTSRARSKIKSWVKAEESKKSISLGRDLLEKEFRKNSLKLSSVIKSDEIRELYNELSINSQDDLFALVGYGRVSPKKVVHHFIHDEISVSERPPVESVAKKGKREDYQGILITGIEDIMVRFAHCCDPIPGDEIVGYITRGRGVAIHTANCELLPNLDAERFVDVSWSAKASQTYSVNMVVTCKDKKGILAEISSVISSLDVNISSARVDTSRDLRVNCFFRLDVTGLRQLNTLTSSIKQIKEVISVERVQKAREHSRQSD